From Aspergillus luchuensis IFO 4308 DNA, chromosome 2, nearly complete sequence:
TCCTACGAGACGACGAAATCGAGGGCCAAGTCGCGTCATCCAAAGGCGGAGGCACTGTACATGCAGATTTCAGCAAAGGCGCCGATGAGGTCGacaatgaagaagacgagagcGAAAGCGAGGTCGGAGATGAGGAGCGCGCAAAGCTCGATGAGGAATTGGATGAGGAGCTTGGCGCTGGCgcaaagaaaaagcatgCGCCCGTACTGGACGCGTTCAACATGCGCACCGAACAAGAGGAGGGCAGATTCGACGATCAAGGCAACTACATCAGGAAAGCAGCAGACCCGGATGCGGTCTATGACAGCTGGTTAGAAGGCGTGTCAAAGAAGGATATCCGTCGCGCCAAAGAGGCTGCAGAGAAgcgagaggaggagagaaaggagaaggaTAGGCAAGATGACAGTGTATTGACATCAGACGCCCTAAAGATCATCATCTCACACCTCGATCGAGGCGAGACGATCCTGGAAGCGCTGGCAAGGATTGGCAAGGGAGCTCCAAAGAAACCGAAATGGCAGGCGAATCGCAACAAGAAtcggaaaaagcaagaaactGCGAACGAGGACACCGAAATGGCCGAAGAGGATCCCAAGGAAACGGCTAGAAAGCAAGCTATTGATGCTATCACAGGCGCAGCCGATATTCTCATGACGAGAGGGCAGGCGGATATCTACGACACTGAACGCGAGATGCTCACTAGGCAATACCGCCGTGAAACCGGGGAGGACTGGGTTGACCCGTCTCCTGGGGACTCAGGGCCCAGTGAAGGAGCTCCTGCGACGTGGGAGTTTCGGTGGGCGGACGCCCGTGATGGCGGCGTCACACATGGTCCATACGATAGTGCGACGATGGAGTCGTGGAAGAATGCGGGCTACTTTGGCGAAGGTGTCGAGTTCCGAAGGACAGACACCGGTCAGTGGCAGAAAGAAGCAACATTTGCATAAAAACCGTACAAACTTACGTCTACTGGCATTTACGAATACCATATGCTGGGAAACATTAATTGCATCATTATCATTCGAGCCTAGGCTCTTTGTTCAAAGTTGAGACCCAAATATCGCAGTACCCACAGCAGATGTGTTTTGAAAAAGCGCCAGCATTATCATACACCAAGCAATTCATCTGGTAAACGAAAACCGAACAATATAAAAGACGGGAAATGGTCCTCCGTAGGCCTTGCAATCCATGCCTCAGTGCCGTCTAATCATGGCAGAGGCTTCCCACGCACCAAGAGTCACTAAAAATCTCAATGGCAGAAAGGACTATGAAAGCTCCATCGCATCACCGTTCGTAGGAGCAATGAAGCTGACGGCACCTTGATCGCCGATGAAACGCTGTTCGTATGTGCTGACGAACTTAACACTCCGTGCAGGGTCGTAGAACAACCGGTAACTGCGCTGGACGTCATCAATGCTAACCTCCTTCGCCTTGCGCTTCTGGCTGAGCAGGTGAGAGGTGGTGATGATATTGCTGGCATAGCGTAGATTCGACTCCTGGCCGATCTTGGTGAGCAACGCCAGAGCGTCCGGAGAAAGGtcgatctcttcctcttgagCGCGAATCGCCAGAATCTGCCTAATCTCATCGGCAGAGTAGGGCTGTGTGCTGACAATCACCACGCGGTCGAGGAAATCAAGGGGCAGGCCGTGCGGGGAGCTGTATGTCGTACCACGAATCCGGGCGTGGCCCCGGTTGCTAGCCATGATGACGATAGGTGCCAGTTCCGCCTCCAGAGCGCGGTTGATGTAAGAGAAGCATTCAATGTCAAGCATGTGCACTTCATCAATGAAGAGAACTCCCGGAATGATCTcggcttttccttcttccttccactcCGCCACCTTGGTGTTAATCTGATCCCTCACTTCACTCCTGATCTCACCGGTATCTCCAGAGAAGAGAGCCAAGAATCCTTGTGACCGCGAGTTGATCACATCGATCTCGTGAAGGCTAACGGTGTGCACGATTTCCTTGCGAACCTGGAGTTCACCCTCGGGGCATTGGACAAACTTTGTGTCAGCTCCCATCGCATCATAGTCGCGCGACCGAGCGTAAGAACGTCCCAGCTTGGTAATCTTGCCCGAAGATTTGTCAATGGAGATAATGTCACCGGCCATCACTCGTTCTTTGGTCATTGAGTCGATCATCTTTGTTCCCATGTCGTAGATCGTTTCCATGTCGGTCGTCTTGATGGTGAGCTTGCCTTGTTTGTTTCCCTAAAAGATAAACAATGTCAGAAACTCATCATTGAGAGCTCGCCCAAGTCCTCACTTACACCAGTAACACTGCGGTCAATCTGAATTTCAACCACTTCACCCTCGATGatctcactctcctccttgaTACGAACGCCAATCGATTTGCGGAAGGCTTGCGTGAGCGCCTCGGTCTTGGACATCTccatggagaagatctctGACGCTGCAAGCATTGTGAAGGGGACATCGGATCCGAGGGATTGCGCCATACCCATGGCGATGGCTGTTTTACCAGTGCTGGGAGGGCCAGCAATCAGCAACGCGCGACCGGCAATCTTGCCTTCCTTGACCATTTGCAGGATCACGGCGGCAGCTttcctcgccttctcctGGCCCACCAGCCCTTGGGAGGATGCCCTGGGCTGTAGACTGTCTGCATCGACACCAAGTCCTCGAATGTGTGAATGAGCAGCGATGAGGTTGAGACCCCGGAGTTCCTTGGTCTCCGCGACGGTAGAAATTGGCTGTCGGAGAGTCAGCGGTGACAAACACCACGCATTTCTTCAAGATTGAAACTTACAGCAGCCATCGCGACAACTTGCAGATCGTAAGTATATCGTCAGGTCAGAAAACAGTCACGAGGTTCAAGGAAAGCAGCCAAAAATGGAGAGGTCTGGCCAGCCTGAGAGAGCGCGGAGTGGAAGAGCAGGCGAAAGAGCTGCTGGCCGGGAAGCCGCCTTGCAGGCCGCCCGGCAAAAAGAGCGATTGACCGTTTTTTCTGCCGGCGCGTGTTTTTTAAGCGCAAACGGGTTTGGTTTGATTGCGCCAGGAAATCTCCGTTTGTCCCCTCATTGACAGTTGCGCATTCACCTTTCGCTCAAAGTATACATATAGAACAATAGGAGAATGATATGTGTCTGGACTCGGCCTGTCGACCTTCTCTATTCCCCCGTTGTCCCGCCAATGTCGCGGTTGCCATCGCGCCGTCTTCATTCCCACTCATTACGTTAATGTAGGCGTTTTTCCATTTGGGGCTTgaattcaatcaatcacattTACcttttctatctatctatcgtGTACTTGTCTTACCTCaagcccctcctcccaccccttatttatttattttcccCTCCTGGCTTCCTCCATCTACGTTACGCAAGGCACATGGGATGTTGTCGAATAATTGGATTTGATTGTCAGGCCAACTGAACTCTTGTGACGTCGTGATATGGATACAGACGCCGGTGCTACGCGTGACCCCCGTCTCGCCAGGCCCTTAGCCAGGCCGCCCCTGAACCGCCCTCCCTCTGTGGATGCTACTTCAAGCGCCTCCCCTACGCGCTTCAGACCTGGATCCCAGACGGTCGGAAGCTCCTCGCCTGTCGATGCCCAAAATGCTACTGCCGATCAATTTATACGTGGGATCTCCGACCTCGTCCAAGCCGCCGTGATTGCTGCCAACGGCAAATCCGAACAGGAgaggctgaagaagaagagagatgcCACTGATGCCCTGCTTAGGAAAGCTAAAGTTCACTCTAGTTTTCCGTCCACTACAGCCTTTTTCCAGCAgtccaaggaggaagaggacgctGATCTGGCTCAGCTTGATAAATCCCTCGAGAAGCATGCCAACGACTACAGAGACCTGGAGAATGCTTTGAAAGCCAAATTTAGCTCGATCATGTCACTGGAGCCCCTAAACAGGGTAAATCAACTACAAAGTGAGGTACAACATGCGAAGAAGGATATCATAAGGCTGCATGACTACAACATCAACCTGGAGGGCAAGATGTCGGCAGTGCAGGATAAGGTCGGCTCATTCATTAGCCTGCAAGATAGGGTTAACTCGCTTGAGAAGGCTACCTCATATCACGCGAAACTTGCCAGAGAGAATGCTGAGCGTGTCACCAAAATAACCGCGGATCTGGAAACCACGTTGGCATCGAAGGAGCAAGAAATCAACTCGGCCGCTTCCAAGACACAGATGGATGAGTTAAGGAAGCAGACCTCGGACTTGACCAGGCAGATCGAAGTCTTGCAGAAGTCACAGCGTGAATGCTCCGATTATCTGAAAAAGATGAACAAGAGTATGGACGATCATCGCCGGCAACAGGACACCCGGAGCATGGAGAACACACGATCGTTGACATCGCTTACTGCACGCCTAACTTcggtcgaagagaagaataaccgacccccctcccctgctGTAGTAACTGCGCCCGAGCCTTCAGCCAAGTCTGAAGAACTGGCGTCCCGATTACAAAAGCTGGAAGGGCAACTCTCGGGACAGCACGAGCGTCGCATTAAACAAATGGAAGATCAGCTTCAAGGACTGCAAACAATACAACAGATGAAAGACGACTTCCAATTCAAGGAAATCGAGGATCTCAAAAAGGTGTGGGAAAGAGGCGCCCAAGAATTCGAACAGATCAGGAGCGACTATGCCCGGGTCAGTGAGGAGCTGAAAGGCCTGAGCCAAGCTCAAGCAGTAGCAAACCCCGCTGAGGTTCAGGCGCATATTCAAGGGATTGCGTCCGGACTTATGAACATGCAAAATATGGTCGAAACTTTGAGAGTTGCATTACATTCCCTCGAAACTCGGTACAACAATCTATCTACGGATACCATTGTGAAACACATGGTGGTGGCTATGCAAGAGATGTACCCATCAACCGCGCAGCTGACAGAACAAATAAACCTCATTAGAGCATGGTTTGAGCGGGATATTCCTCCATTGAAAGCAATAACGGAACGTCTGCACGTGCATCAGGTGAATTTGGTGGAACAGACACAGAAAGATATGGCTTTGAGAATGGAGGAAATCAATCGCCTGAGGAGCCAACAGACAAATCTCTCTCAGTCGCTCGCCCCGGTCTGGGAGCGACTTACCGCTCAAAACCAGAACCGTTGGCTCACCGCTGATGATCTGCGGCAAATGCAGAATGATCTGACATCTCTGGCGGCAAAGATTGATGAACATACGAACAAACTCGACGGATACGTGGAGTCGCGCGAGGCAAAGGATCAATTGCTCCACGACGACCTAACAACGGGCAGAAACAACCTGCACATGCAGCTCCACGCCATTTCCGAAAGGCAAACGGAACTTGAGAAATTATGTTCCGAATTCCAGAAGGCCAATGATCTACCGGATCAAGTCCGAGCCCTTGCCGCGAGACAGGAGGAGTTCATGAAGGGTTTCAGCAACTCGCAGAATGACGATTTGAGAGACCAAGTTAAGGAGCTAGCTGATAAGCAGGAAAACCTGACAAAAGGTCTCTCTGTGTATCGGGAGGAGGGCCTGCAAGATCAGGTCAGGGCTCTGGCAGATGAACAGAAGAAGCTACTCGATAAATTCTCTGATTCTCAACAAGACAAGATACGGAGGCAAATCAAGTCTCTGTTTGACGAACAAAAAACATTGGCTGGGAGACTCGTCAAAACCCAGGAGGAACACGATCAGCTTAAAGCCCTTGTCGAAGCTCAAGAAGACCTCGCAAAGAAACTTTGTGAGATCCAATCGAGCAATGAAGATGACTTGAAGGTGTTGAAAGCCTGTCCAGATGAGCTTAAAGCAGTGCTTGACCGTGTTTGTCAACTTGAAGCGTCCACGCTCGAAAAATATCAGACTGTTGTGGAAGAACACAAACTACTGGAAGGCTCGACGTCAAAGAATCTTACAGGTCTAACTGAAAGGGTGGATGGCCTAATGAAACTGGTCGAGAGCAGCCAGCAACCCCCACAACTAGAAGCGCCCCCTCAGCAAGAAGACAATCTCGATGCAATgaaagatgaggatgaagccaACGATCAGGATTCCGAGGTCGCCAGGTTCATGAGCATGGCTGAAACAACCCCAGCACGTGCCCtaaaagagaggaagagaaaacgGCCTATTACATCTAATAATGCATCCGACGAGGATCGTTCCAGCTTAAGTCGGCCCGAATCACCGACTTCCAATGCTGCAGGCTCTACTGCAGGAGGAGACGCCGGGCCATCAACCGacaggaaaagcaagaaaaagaagggaaagaagcggAAATTACAAAAGAATAGAGGACCGCAGGCATCAGGCAACGTAATAACGATTGACTGAAGGGGGGTTGTAGGTGTATAAAGCTAAAGGTGACCCCCCTGGAGGGAGCAATTTGAAGCAATACACATCACGAGATTACGAATGTTATGAATCAGTCGTTAgtctgaagaaagaaggaaaagttgGTTTCAATTCTGCTGGATATCCCCTTTGTcaataattctttttctttattctctCCTCCACTCTTTTGTGGTCCTGGGCGCCATAAGCCCAGACCTCTCTTACTTTCTTCTGTTCAatagtcttttctttttttttttaaggTCACGGGGGgtagggggagaagggaccTGCACATAAGCAAGAATGTACAAGTGGAGTCTGAGTCAGttctgtcttgtctgtctatacatccatccatcaaaccAAGCATGACTgtagcaatcaatcaaggaGCCTCCTGAAGGAACTTCAGAACAGCTATTAAGCAAAAAGCACACACATCAGCAAATCATCCTACTCAATTAGATAGATTAGAatcaaatactactactcaccTTGCCTGAATCCTTCCGGATTCTCCGAAATCAACCAATGCCCGGCCTCCACATCCGCAACGCTAGCATTGGGAAAGAACTTCTTAATCGTCGGCACTGACTCATCGCTCACATATCTGCTCTTCGTGCCCCTCACAAACAGCGTAGGGCCCTCATACGAGACAGATCCCGGCTCCCGGTACGGGAAGTCAGCCATACCAGGGATGGCTTCGCCGAGGACGGCAAGCGGGACACGGAATTTCATGGTCTGATCTTCTGTCGAACGGACCaggttggtgaggaggaattggcggatggggagggacTATCATATGTTAATTTAGTGGATTGTTATGTGCACACATTGAGCTCGGTTTGCAATTCATTCACTACTCGGACTTACTTCCTCATATCCCTTGAGGATCTCATCAGCCTCAGACTGCTTCGTCACGTTAGCAGCCTCGACATGCTGCATTCCACGAACGTAGAGGCCGAAATCGCTCTTCAGGGGTGCATTCACGGGGGCGTTGTCAACCGGTACAAGAGCCGAGACAAGCTTGGGTGAATCGAGGGCAACTGTCATAGCGGTTTTGGCGCCCCTGTTTGTTATTATCCATTAGTATAGCTGTCTGGTTGTGTTTGTCTTCATATGCATTCTGCTGAATGTGTATGGAGTATCAGAGGCatatgtagtaagtaggcCATAACGTACATCGAGTGGCCGATCAGAACGGCCTTGTCTAGCTTCAGCTGCTGGATGAACTTGATCACGTCTTCGGCCATGACGGAGTAGTTGTGTTCTTGGGCGTGGAAAGATTGGCCATGGTTGCGGAGATCCTGAAAGAACAAACACAAATATGAATCACTGTTTTAATTCCAaattacttcttcttcataaCTGGTTACACACCACAGTGAAGATCTCACGTTTCAGATCACGTGCCAGTGCTCTGCATGGTGGTTAGTAGCTTTCCTTGTCACTGGATGTTCGTCTTCTGAGGACAATTGGTTGACAAAGAGAATGCTTACTTGCTAATACCCCGGTTATTCTGCTTCGAGCCGAACAGTCCatgaaggaagatgataggACTCCGATCAATAACATCGGCTTTCTCAGGCCCAAACACCTGGTAGGACAGGTCTGTTCGGAGGCCTCGTGATGTGGAGAATAAGCGGGCGCCCTGGGCGGCGCTTCGAAAGGTCGTACGGATTGGTTGGAGCATGATAACGAGTGGCGAgtatgatggtgatgatgatgctatctGAGAACTGCGATTGATCTGGGTTTATCTTGAGTTTGGTGCATTTAAGCATTGAAGATCAGCAGCTGCCTTGGGGATATGACTAAGCAGCTGGCGAGGTGGTTTTGCCGTTGTCCCGTCGGCTTAATGGGATTGTCATGCAGCAATATCCGGATGTCTTGGCTTGACAGGGGTATATATGTCGGAGATGAATTGTcgtttgctttttgctttgGGGATGGTTTTGGTTTGTGCTACGTTGTACTGCTGTTATTGCATTGATGATGGAGTGATTGTGGCAGTGGATTGTAG
This genomic window contains:
- a CDS encoding GYF domain-containing protein (COG:S;~EggNog:ENOG410PIE9;~InterPro:IPR039905,IPR035445,IPR003169;~PFAM:PF02213;~go_component: GO:0005682 - U5 snRNP [Evidence IEA];~go_function: GO:0005515 - protein binding [Evidence IEA]), which gives rise to MSASQPRPKRAGEDFTRTHHHEDDDVNGASKKPRFDLRNPSALAPDALEDDAVLDADEIGRRGQQVRRKAVNLDGYDSDSENEGFSARIEAKSKASKERHDAEDDDMFAELQEDFGAEEVDADEAMRKNKKTVRFLRDDEIEGQVASSKGGGTVHADFSKGADEVDNEEDESESEVGDEERAKLDEELDEELGAGAKKKHAPVLDAFNMRTEQEEGRFDDQGNYIRKAADPDAVYDSWLEGVSKKDIRRAKEAAEKREEERKEKDRQDDSVLTSDALKIIISHLDRGETILEALARIGKGAPKKPKWQANRNKNRKKQETANEDTEMAEEDPKETARKQAIDAITGAADILMTRGQADIYDTEREMLTRQYRRETGEDWVDPSPGDSGPSEGAPATWEFRWADARDGGVTHGPYDSATMESWKNAGYFGEGVEFRRTDTGQWQKEATFA
- the rvb2 gene encoding RuvB family ATP-dependent DNA helicase reptin (COG:L;~EggNog:ENOG410PHPG;~InterPro:IPR027238,IPR042487,IPR037942,IPR027417, IPR003593,IPR041048,IPR010339;~PFAM:PF17856,PF06068;~go_component: GO:0031011 - Ino80 complex [Evidence IEA];~go_component: GO:0035267 - NuA4 histone acetyltransferase complex [Evidence IEA];~go_component: GO:0097255 - R2TP complex [Evidence IEA];~go_function: GO:0003678 - DNA helicase activity [Evidence IEA];~go_function: GO:0005524 - ATP binding [Evidence IEA];~go_function: GO:0043139 - 5'-3' DNA helicase activity [Evidence IEA]) — encoded protein: MAAPISTVAETKELRGLNLIAAHSHIRGLGVDADSLQPRASSQGLVGQEKARKAAAVILQMVKEGKIAGRALLIAGPPSTGKTAIAMGMAQSLGSDVPFTMLAASEIFSMEMSKTEALTQAFRKSIGVRIKEESEIIEGEVVEIQIDRSVTGGNKQGKLTIKTTDMETIYDMGTKMIDSMTKERVMAGDIISIDKSSGKITKLGRSYARSRDYDAMGADTKFVQCPEGELQVRKEIVHTVSLHEIDVINSRSQGFLALFSGDTGEIRSEVRDQINTKVAEWKEEGKAEIIPGVLFIDEVHMLDIECFSYINRALEAELAPIVIMASNRGHARIRGTTYSSPHGLPLDFLDRVVIVSTQPYSADEIRQILAIRAQEEEIDLSPDALALLTKIGQESNLRYASNIITTSHLLSQKRKAKEVSIDDVQRSYRLFYDPARSVKFVSTYEQRFIGDQGAVSFIAPTNGDAMELS
- a CDS encoding uncharacterized protein (COG:S;~EggNog:ENOG410Q2RB), which codes for MDTDAGATRDPRLARPLARPPLNRPPSVDATSSASPTRFRPGSQTVGSSSPVDAQNATADQFIRGISDLVQAAVIAANGKSEQERLKKKRDATDALLRKAKVHSSFPSTTAFFQQSKEEEDADLAQLDKSLEKHANDYRDLENALKAKFSSIMSLEPLNRVNQLQSEVQHAKKDIIRLHDYNINLEGKMSAVQDKVGSFISLQDRVNSLEKATSYHAKLARENAERVTKITADLETTLASKEQEINSAASKTQMDELRKQTSDLTRQIEVLQKSQRECSDYLKKMNKSMDDHRRQQDTRSMENTRSLTSLTARLTSVEEKNNRPPSPAVVTAPEPSAKSEELASRLQKLEGQLSGQHERRIKQMEDQLQGLQTIQQMKDDFQFKEIEDLKKVWERGAQEFEQIRSDYARVSEELKGLSQAQAVANPAEVQAHIQGIASGLMNMQNMVETLRVALHSLETRYNNLSTDTIVKHMVVAMQEMYPSTAQLTEQINLIRAWFERDIPPLKAITERLHVHQVNLVEQTQKDMALRMEEINRLRSQQTNLSQSLAPVWERLTAQNQNRWLTADDLRQMQNDLTSLAAKIDEHTNKLDGYVESREAKDQLLHDDLTTGRNNLHMQLHAISERQTELEKLCSEFQKANDLPDQVRALAARQEEFMKGFSNSQNDDLRDQVKELADKQENLTKGLSVYREEGLQDQVRALADEQKKLLDKFSDSQQDKIRRQIKSLFDEQKTLAGRLVKTQEEHDQLKALVEAQEDLAKKLCEIQSSNEDDLKVLKACPDELKAVLDRVCQLEASTLEKYQTVVEEHKLLEGSTSKNLTGLTERVDGLMKLVESSQQPPQLEAPPQQEDNLDAMKDEDEANDQDSEVARFMSMAETTPARALKERKRKRPITSNNASDEDRSSLSRPESPTSNAAGSTAGGDAGPSTDRKSKKKKGKKRKLQKNRGPQASGNVITID
- a CDS encoding putative alpha/beta hydrolase (COG:S;~EggNog:ENOG410PFB9;~InterPro:IPR000073,IPR029058;~MEROPS:MER0031610;~PFAM:PF12697,PF00561); protein product: MLQPIRTTFRSAAQGARLFSTSRGLRTDLSYQVFGPEKADVIDRSPIIFLHGLFGSKQNNRGISKALARDLKREIFTVDLRNHGQSFHAQEHNYSVMAEDVIKFIQQLKLDKAVLIGHSMGAKTAMTVALDSPKLVSALVPVDNAPVNAPLKSDFGLYVRGMQHVEAANVTKQSEADEILKGYEESLPIRQFLLTNLVRSTEDQTMKFRVPLAVLGEAIPGMADFPYREPGSVSYEGPTLFVRGTKSRYVSDESVPTIKKFFPNASVADVEAGHWLISENPEGFRQAVLKFLQEAP